A genomic stretch from Candidatus Methylomirabilota bacterium includes:
- a CDS encoding Spy/CpxP family protein refolding chaperone — protein MRVIVTAVLVLIGVLGPAIPQTWNRVASAEEGGGGPGMMGYRMTPEMMRGIHEMMRGTGMVGPGFHARNEHERPLISLMLMCKEQLGLTADQERSLRGLRSDFQKESIRRIAEIDVAELELNGLLEQDKVDMAKVEAAVKKIAMLQAELRVGRIKTIEAGKAVLTPEQREKLEHLGHESMMGPGMPPMHPGAR, from the coding sequence ATGCGAGTAATCGTGACAGCCGTGTTGGTTCTGATTGGTGTGCTGGGGCCGGCGATTCCACAAACCTGGAACCGGGTTGCCTCGGCAGAGGAGGGTGGGGGCGGACCGGGGATGATGGGGTACCGGATGACTCCTGAAATGATGCGTGGGATCCATGAGATGATGCGAGGCACGGGAATGGTGGGGCCGGGATTCCATGCTCGAAACGAGCACGAGAGGCCCCTCATCAGCCTGATGCTGATGTGCAAAGAGCAGCTTGGATTGACTGCCGATCAGGAGCGTAGCCTCAGGGGGCTTCGATCTGACTTTCAGAAGGAATCGATCAGGCGGATTGCGGAGATCGATGTGGCGGAGCTGGAATTGAACGGTCTGCTGGAGCAGGACAAGGTGGATATGGCCAAGGTGGAGGCGGCGGTGAAGAAGATTGCGATGCTGCAGGCTGAGCTTCGCGTGGGTCGCATCAAGACCATCGAGGCCGGGAAGGCGGTGCTGACACCGGAGCAGCGGGAGAAGCTCGAGCACCTGGGCCACGAATCGATGATGGGCCCAGGCATGCCCCCGATGCACCCTGGCGCGCGGTGA
- a CDS encoding ribonuclease Z, with amino-acid sequence MTNLFQPRLLNEVFGDPGLYVRLRWERRALLLDLGDLTAQPPADLLKVTDIFVSHTHIDHFIGFDHLLRIVLGRDQTIRLFGPPGLIANVEGKLSGYIWNLVEGYTLAFDVYEVSPDRITAARFPCGARFERIDLPSSSPFTGVLVDDPLFRVEAVHLDHKIPCLAFALTESERINIDPERLKRFGLDTGPWLSEFKRLLRAGAPDDTVVRALCRSEMGVIFQDWPLGDLQDQIVTITKGQRLVYVTDTLYSDENRQKIVALAQDADILFCETMYLEQDRDCATERHHLTARQAGLLARETNVKELVIFHFSQRYQGCPEALYHEAAEAFGGPVRSR; translated from the coding sequence ATGACCAATCTCTTTCAACCGAGGTTGCTCAATGAGGTTTTTGGAGATCCTGGTCTTTATGTAAGGCTCAGGTGGGAGCGGCGCGCCCTTCTGCTGGACCTGGGTGACCTGACAGCGCAGCCGCCTGCCGATCTGCTGAAGGTCACCGACATCTTTGTCTCTCACACCCATATCGATCACTTTATCGGCTTCGATCACCTCCTGCGGATCGTTCTGGGTCGCGACCAGACAATCCGCCTCTTCGGACCGCCGGGCCTCATTGCGAACGTCGAAGGGAAGCTCTCCGGCTACATCTGGAATTTGGTTGAGGGGTATACCCTCGCATTCGACGTCTACGAGGTAAGCCCGGACAGGATCACCGCGGCCCGCTTTCCATGCGGCGCTCGCTTCGAGCGGATCGACCTGCCGTCATCTTCACCGTTTACCGGCGTGCTGGTCGACGATCCGTTGTTTCGGGTCGAGGCGGTGCACCTCGACCACAAGATCCCATGTCTCGCCTTCGCGCTGACCGAATCGGAACGAATCAACATCGACCCCGAACGGCTGAAGCGGTTCGGTCTTGACACCGGGCCATGGCTCAGCGAATTCAAACGACTGCTTCGCGCGGGCGCTCCGGACGATACTGTGGTGCGAGCCCTCTGCAGGAGCGAGATGGGCGTGATATTCCAGGATTGGCCACTCGGCGATCTGCAGGATCAGATTGTGACAATTACGAAGGGACAGCGGCTGGTCTATGTTACGGACACATTGTACTCCGACGAGAATCGGCAGAAGATCGTTGCCTTGGCGCAGGACGCGGATATCCTGTTTTGCGAAACCATGTATCTGGAGCAGGATCGGGATTGCGCTACCGAGCGGCACCACTTGACAGCGCGGCAGGCCGGACTGCTTGCCCGCGAGACCAACGTGAAGGAGCTGGTAATCTTTCATTTTTCCCAACGATATCAGGGGTGCCCGGAGGCCCTCTATCATGAGGCTGCTGAGGCTTTCGGCGGGCCTGTTCGCTCGCGCTAA